A genomic region of Miscanthus floridulus cultivar M001 chromosome 3, ASM1932011v1, whole genome shotgun sequence contains the following coding sequences:
- the LOC136543764 gene encoding uncharacterized protein, producing MAVPNYTYLKLKMLGPSGVIMIESTYEHAYDCDVECIEYAEALAEAETLITNLDQLSGEAPDSKHRAGAFEPAEAIKLVPINPTCPNDRALRISATLDIK from the coding sequence atggcagtccccaactatacctacctcaagctcaagatgctgggtcCTAGTGGtgtcatcatgattgagtccacgtatgaacatgcatacgactgcgacgtcgagtgcatcgagtacgccgaggctctcgcggaggccgagaccctcatcaccaacctcgaccaactcagtggcgaggcgcctgactccaagcatcgtgcaGGGGCATTCGAGcctgcggaggccatcaagctcgtcccaatCAACCCCACCTGCCccaacgaccgggcgctgaggatcagcgccaccctagacatcaaatag